In a genomic window of Candidatus Bathyarchaeum sp.:
- a CDS encoding DUF362 domain-containing protein, producing the protein MDRNFVGLLKSSIVGDLDAFLVNCMKISELFSNVGRVAIKLHMGEFGNLHYVRPPLVGRLVEVLQGLGNEVFLFDTPTLYNGSRGTVEGYIDTARRNGFTKEVIGCPIVISDEAVQVPTDGILGHINVAKPLLDADAIFVLSHGKGHSDLAFGGAIKNLAMGATNKQTKRDLHKKPKPTLTGECTGCGTCQNLCPLGAISIVDSCVQFNYDNCFGCGVCAKMCPTKGLAQQVTIEELFAETYVAIKNSFQNKPTFYVTVLMDITPRCDCLPVGGTDEGFPICQDVGVLAANNALTIDQAAIQLVHQNCGNKLQKMHYKDPMTTLELVKSKTGKTEPYRIYDYQTKQFLNSIN; encoded by the coding sequence ATGGATAGAAACTTTGTCGGTTTGCTTAAGTCTAGTATTGTTGGCGATTTGGATGCTTTTTTGGTTAACTGTATGAAAATCTCTGAGTTGTTTTCTAATGTTGGTAGGGTTGCTATTAAGTTGCATATGGGGGAGTTTGGGAATTTGCATTATGTTAGGCCGCCTTTGGTTGGGAGGTTGGTTGAGGTGTTGCAGGGGTTGGGTAATGAGGTGTTTTTGTTTGATACTCCAACCTTGTATAATGGAAGTCGGGGCACCGTGGAAGGCTACATTGATACTGCCCGACGAAATGGTTTTACAAAAGAAGTAATTGGTTGCCCTATAGTAATCTCCGACGAAGCAGTGCAGGTTCCCACAGATGGCATTCTTGGTCACATTAACGTCGCAAAGCCTCTTCTAGACGCAGATGCAATCTTTGTTTTGTCCCATGGTAAAGGTCATTCTGACCTCGCTTTTGGAGGCGCAATCAAAAACCTTGCCATGGGCGCCACCAATAAACAAACCAAACGGGACCTTCACAAAAAACCCAAACCCACCCTAACTGGAGAATGCACAGGATGCGGAACTTGCCAAAACTTGTGCCCCTTGGGTGCAATTTCTATTGTTGATTCCTGTGTCCAATTTAATTACGACAACTGTTTCGGATGTGGAGTCTGTGCAAAAATGTGCCCAACAAAGGGCCTCGCCCAACAGGTAACTATCGAAGAACTATTCGCAGAAACCTACGTCGCAATCAAAAACAGTTTCCAAAACAAACCCACATTCTATGTAACCGTCCTTATGGACATAACCCCTCGATGCGACTGCTTGCCCGTAGGCGGAACCGACGAAGGCTTTCCCATATGCCAAGACGTTGGAGTATTAGCTGCAAACAATGCTTTAACCATTGACCAAGCTGCAATCCAGCTAGTCCATCAAAACTGCGGAAACAAACTACAAAAAATGCACTACAAAGACCCAATGACCACCCTTGAATTGGTTAAATCAAAAACAGGCAAAACAGAACCTTACCGAATCTACGACTATCAAACAAAGCAGTTCCTCAACTCAATTAACTAG
- a CDS encoding DEAD/DEAH box helicase, whose product MKVEELPLHDSAKQVLIQLGLTELYPPQEEAVHAGALNGKNLVLASPTASGKTLVAELCALKHILENDGKVLYLSPLRALASEKYEEFQKYTSIKKTNGRKISIGISTGDFDGSDPWMGKHDVIITTNEKADSLLRHRTKWVNDISLVVADEVHLLNDASRGPTLEVVLARLMQVSPDVQLLVLSATIKNVDEVADWLKAISVTTEWRPVTLREGVIINDEIHFKDGGAQKIENSAKNPTLNLAVYTVKSGNQALAFAGTRRNSISLAKKVATKIKPYLSKPLKRSLDQLAEQILATGERTRLGEQLAEVVRCGAAFHHAGLSGGHRKIIENSFKEGKIKILTATPTLAIGMNLPARVVIINEYRRYEPGYGYYPIPVLEYKQMAGRAGRPRYDKFGDSILVAKTEDERDYLMENYILAETEQIWSKLAVEKILRSHVLATIASDFAHSEQGIYEFFGKTFYAHQYDARAIKAVIQKSLGFLFTEKMIELDKNNILATPFGRRVSELYIDPLTGVTIRDALTNRADPVTDVSFLHMVSRTPDMYPKLRPYNNEMDKLQFFIEDHQSEFMFDLPDPWMDRIGFEEFLGEAKMALVLNSWMNETSEDQMIEQFRVQPGDLYRLISNAKWLVHASHELASLFKHKDLLQKLSRLTIRIEKGVKPELLSLVSLQGIGRARARVLFNSGIKTIDDVKAVPISKLVGLPLIGAKVAQKLKKQVGSSLESHELKSIESKKPKKQRSLTDF is encoded by the coding sequence TTGAAAGTCGAAGAACTGCCCCTTCATGATTCTGCTAAACAGGTTTTAATCCAATTAGGCCTTACTGAACTGTATCCACCCCAAGAAGAAGCAGTCCACGCGGGAGCCCTGAACGGAAAAAACCTAGTTTTGGCAAGCCCTACAGCCTCGGGCAAAACCTTAGTTGCAGAATTATGTGCCTTAAAACACATTCTAGAAAACGATGGAAAAGTTTTGTACTTGTCACCTTTGCGGGCGTTGGCGAGCGAAAAATATGAAGAATTCCAAAAATACACCAGCATAAAAAAAACAAATGGACGAAAAATCAGCATCGGAATCAGCACCGGAGACTTTGATGGTAGCGACCCCTGGATGGGCAAACACGACGTCATAATAACAACAAACGAGAAAGCGGATTCTTTGCTTAGGCACCGAACAAAATGGGTAAATGACATCAGCCTTGTAGTGGCAGATGAAGTTCACCTATTAAACGATGCAAGCCGTGGACCCACCCTTGAAGTAGTTTTGGCTCGTTTGATGCAGGTCAGTCCTGATGTTCAGTTGCTGGTTTTGAGTGCAACCATAAAAAATGTTGATGAAGTTGCGGATTGGCTCAAAGCAATTTCAGTTACTACAGAGTGGCGCCCCGTAACCCTGCGAGAAGGAGTGATAATCAATGATGAAATTCACTTCAAAGATGGTGGTGCACAAAAAATTGAAAACAGCGCCAAAAATCCTACGCTAAACTTGGCAGTTTACACCGTAAAATCGGGAAATCAAGCCCTTGCCTTTGCGGGAACTCGCAGAAATTCTATAAGTTTGGCAAAAAAAGTTGCAACTAAAATTAAGCCCTATTTATCCAAGCCTTTGAAGCGGTCTTTGGATCAGTTGGCTGAGCAGATTCTTGCAACGGGGGAACGTACAAGACTTGGAGAACAACTTGCAGAGGTTGTCCGATGTGGTGCAGCTTTTCATCATGCAGGGTTAAGTGGTGGTCACCGGAAAATTATTGAGAATTCTTTCAAAGAAGGAAAAATCAAAATTTTAACGGCTACGCCAACTTTGGCTATTGGAATGAATCTCCCAGCACGGGTCGTTATTATTAATGAATACAGAAGGTATGAGCCCGGCTATGGGTATTATCCAATTCCGGTTCTTGAGTATAAACAGATGGCAGGACGTGCCGGGCGACCCCGATACGACAAGTTTGGGGATTCTATACTGGTAGCAAAAACTGAAGATGAACGAGACTACTTGATGGAAAATTACATTCTAGCCGAAACAGAACAAATCTGGTCAAAGCTTGCTGTAGAAAAGATTTTGCGCTCTCATGTTTTAGCGACTATTGCTTCTGATTTTGCTCACAGTGAACAAGGAATTTACGAGTTTTTTGGCAAGACTTTCTATGCTCATCAGTATGACGCACGGGCAATCAAAGCAGTTATCCAGAAAAGTTTGGGATTTTTGTTTACAGAAAAAATGATTGAACTGGACAAAAACAACATTTTGGCTACGCCTTTTGGACGAAGAGTCTCTGAGCTCTATATTGACCCGTTAACTGGTGTTACGATTAGGGATGCTTTAACGAACCGTGCTGACCCCGTAACTGATGTTAGCTTTTTGCATATGGTTTCTCGAACTCCTGACATGTACCCGAAACTGCGTCCATACAACAATGAGATGGATAAGTTGCAGTTCTTTATTGAAGACCACCAAAGCGAGTTCATGTTTGATTTGCCTGACCCGTGGATGGACCGAATCGGGTTTGAAGAGTTTTTGGGGGAAGCAAAAATGGCGTTGGTTCTTAATTCATGGATGAACGAAACCAGTGAGGACCAAATGATAGAGCAGTTCAGGGTCCAACCCGGAGACCTGTACAGATTAATTTCTAATGCCAAATGGTTGGTTCATGCGTCCCATGAGTTAGCGTCCTTGTTCAAGCACAAAGATCTCCTACAAAAACTGTCCAGACTAACCATAAGAATCGAAAAAGGAGTCAAACCCGAACTATTGTCCTTAGTTTCTCTGCAAGGCATTGGACGAGCCCGTGCCCGAGTGCTCTTTAATTCAGGAATCAAAACAATCGACGATGTCAAAGCGGTGCCAATATCAAAACTAGTTGGGTTACCCTTAATTGGAGCAAAAGTTGCCCAAAAACTAAAAAAACAAGTAGGAAGCTCTTTGGAAAGCCACGAATTAAAGAGCATAGAATCTAAAAAGCCAAAGAAACAACGGTCGTTAACTGACTTTTAA
- a CDS encoding minichromosome maintenance protein MCM yields the protein MTEETITMDPETLFLDFFKMDKYRERISSMAVSGNTSFVVDFDELLASEPKLAQLLMDKPDEYLEYANRAAKAQLQIEEQEYAEETKTITVRFSGLPEPTPLRILGSKHIGKFVMLEGIVVRASPARPMVMEAAFKCKWCGAMSFITQSGPFLTAPNACSAPECRRKSAFDFVQEESTFIDSQDVRIQERPEDLPPGQLPRWLDIKLLERDLVDAARPGDHISVVGVTRAHATRLPKVGQLRSFTLQLDTNYIDVESKEPEKLLITPEEEEKILELSKDPEVHNKILHSLAPSIYGNEHLKEAVMYLLFGGTAKHFPDITIRGDMNVLIVGDPGTAKSQLLQYTSKIAPRGLYTSGRGTTAAGLTAAVLRDKTGGMTLEAGALVLADKGVAAIDEMDKMRTEDRVAIHEVMEQHTVSVAKGGIVATLNARTSVLAAANPTLGRYDPYRTVSENISLPVTILSRFDLIFVLRDVPEEEKDARTTEHILDLHRRGTIPTEAPIDSELFRKYVSYSKNIHPTLSQEALDCLKDFYLRMRAASETEGTPVAITARQLESLVRVAEARARIALKDQVELEDAERAIEIMKISLEQVGIDISSQKFDIDIIMTGKPKSLRDKLSIILGLITTMEKETGMVDKERLIERLQTEYDVLAGEADRMIKQMLKEGSLFEPKNGFLKKA from the coding sequence ATGACTGAGGAAACAATAACAATGGACCCGGAAACATTATTTCTGGATTTCTTCAAGATGGACAAATACCGTGAACGCATTTCCAGCATGGCAGTTTCAGGAAACACATCATTTGTTGTAGATTTTGATGAACTCTTAGCGTCTGAACCTAAACTTGCTCAACTGCTTATGGACAAACCGGATGAGTATCTGGAATACGCAAACAGGGCAGCTAAGGCCCAACTGCAAATCGAAGAACAAGAATATGCTGAAGAAACAAAAACAATCACAGTAAGATTCAGTGGGCTTCCCGAACCCACACCCTTACGCATTCTTGGGTCAAAGCACATTGGAAAATTTGTAATGCTAGAAGGCATTGTTGTTCGTGCCAGTCCAGCCCGACCAATGGTAATGGAAGCAGCCTTCAAATGCAAATGGTGTGGAGCCATGTCCTTTATTACACAGTCTGGACCATTTTTGACTGCACCGAACGCTTGCAGTGCACCAGAATGTAGAAGAAAAAGCGCCTTTGATTTTGTCCAAGAAGAATCAACATTTATTGACTCCCAAGATGTACGCATTCAGGAGCGCCCTGAAGATTTGCCTCCAGGTCAGCTTCCGAGATGGCTTGACATCAAACTTTTAGAACGTGACCTAGTTGACGCGGCTCGTCCAGGAGACCATATTTCTGTTGTAGGAGTCACTCGTGCTCATGCTACCCGACTGCCAAAAGTTGGACAACTTAGATCGTTCACGTTACAATTAGACACTAACTATATTGATGTAGAAAGCAAAGAACCCGAAAAACTTCTTATCACCCCCGAAGAGGAAGAAAAAATTCTAGAGTTATCCAAAGACCCCGAAGTTCATAACAAAATTTTGCACTCTTTGGCTCCTTCAATTTATGGTAACGAACATCTCAAAGAGGCGGTCATGTATCTGTTGTTTGGAGGAACCGCCAAGCACTTCCCAGACATCACCATCCGTGGTGACATGAACGTTCTGATTGTAGGTGACCCCGGTACTGCCAAATCTCAGCTTTTGCAGTACACATCAAAGATTGCCCCCCGTGGATTGTATACTTCGGGTCGTGGAACTACTGCAGCAGGTTTGACGGCTGCTGTTCTTCGGGACAAAACAGGAGGCATGACCCTAGAAGCCGGAGCCCTAGTTTTGGCAGACAAAGGTGTTGCCGCTATCGACGAAATGGACAAAATGCGCACAGAAGACCGTGTTGCCATTCACGAAGTCATGGAACAGCACACAGTTTCAGTTGCAAAAGGTGGTATTGTTGCCACCTTGAACGCCCGAACATCAGTTTTGGCAGCAGCTAACCCAACATTGGGCCGTTACGACCCTTACCGCACAGTTAGTGAGAACATTTCATTGCCGGTTACTATCCTTTCACGTTTTGACCTAATTTTTGTTCTACGAGACGTCCCAGAAGAAGAAAAAGACGCCAGAACAACAGAACACATCCTTGACTTGCACAGAAGGGGAACTATTCCCACTGAGGCGCCCATTGATTCTGAATTGTTCCGAAAGTATGTTAGTTACTCTAAAAACATTCATCCAACCCTTTCACAGGAAGCGTTGGATTGTTTGAAAGATTTCTATTTGCGCATGCGTGCAGCCAGCGAAACAGAAGGAACCCCCGTAGCCATTACTGCAAGGCAGTTGGAGTCTTTGGTTCGTGTTGCAGAAGCCCGAGCCCGCATCGCACTGAAAGACCAAGTTGAGCTTGAAGATGCCGAACGGGCCATTGAAATTATGAAGATTTCTCTTGAACAAGTTGGAATTGATATTTCTTCACAAAAGTTTGATATTGACATCATAATGACTGGAAAACCCAAGAGTCTGAGGGACAAGTTGTCAATAATTCTGGGCCTGATTACAACCATGGAGAAGGAAACAGGAATGGTAGACAAAGAACGACTGATTGAGCGTCTGCAAACTGAGTATGACGTTCTAGCTGGAGAGGCAGATCGCATGATTAAACAGATGTTAAAAGAGGGAAGCTTATTTGAACCCAAGAATGGTTTCCTGAAGAAGGCTTGA
- a CDS encoding DUF3426 domain-containing protein: MHKNCFSQICLIFLLSVLFVSSACLVNPVKAEANVEVVSDVAYVGNLAMYVVGEVQNTGDQPVEYVEIAVTFYDSNDSVLATDVGYSGVDVILPERKSPFSIVIVDDNVIANFDHYSLSVSYETTVAIEEKLRIVSDTSSIDEHGGLKIAGEVENTANSDATYVRVYATCYDESGNVVDMAVTNIDNGIPAGQTVTFEVTVYTEDLETIASYELTPDSAEYAAIPEFSAIFMCLLVAPLVGLAVIVLRKKTNQ; the protein is encoded by the coding sequence ATGCATAAAAACTGTTTTAGTCAAATCTGTTTGATATTCTTGTTATCTGTGCTTTTCGTTTCTTCAGCTTGTCTGGTTAACCCTGTCAAAGCTGAAGCAAATGTCGAAGTAGTATCTGATGTGGCCTACGTGGGCAATCTGGCAATGTATGTGGTAGGGGAAGTACAAAATACTGGGGATCAGCCAGTTGAGTATGTGGAAATCGCTGTCACCTTTTATGATTCCAACGATTCAGTGCTTGCTACTGACGTTGGATACTCTGGTGTAGACGTAATTTTGCCTGAACGAAAATCTCCCTTTTCCATCGTAATTGTTGATGATAACGTGATTGCAAACTTTGATCATTACTCCTTATCCGTGAGTTATGAGACAACAGTTGCAATTGAAGAAAAACTCAGAATTGTTTCTGACACATCAAGCATCGACGAACATGGAGGACTCAAAATTGCTGGAGAGGTTGAAAACACCGCAAACAGCGACGCAACATACGTAAGAGTCTACGCCACCTGCTACGACGAATCCGGAAACGTAGTAGACATGGCCGTAACAAACATTGACAACGGCATACCAGCAGGCCAAACAGTCACTTTTGAAGTTACAGTATATACTGAAGACCTAGAAACCATCGCAAGCTACGAACTCACCCCCGACTCAGCAGAATACGCTGCAATCCCCGAATTCAGCGCAATCTTCATGTGCCTACTAGTTGCACCCTTAGTCGGACTAGCTGTAATAGTTTTACGAAAGAAAACAAACCAATAA
- a CDS encoding asparagine synthetase B, giving the protein MGAVVGVINKKGENAATTAIEMMHELTHRGNGGYGVATYECIKTATTFEEVKNTNTCNLDVVIGHNLSCIMPRDKPQPVQGDGFTIIFEGRLFPAPSIPGEHESEKIAKKLGSKPLRNAEKIFEKGGAYVFAIAEKNRILAGRDVFGTVPLYYGENQTFCAVASERKALWKIGIKDVQAFPPGKLAVISNQGFAFHKMSQLHVPPKEKIDMETASKALHLLLMETNRKQFSDLDSVAVAFSGGVDSSVVAALARDIGLDVQLISVGLENQPEVMFTEQAAEALGLPIHVQTYTVKELEETIPKVLWLTEESNPVSACIAVPFYWLAETASKLDQPVLLAGQGADEIFGGYQRYLTDYKNSGEKGVDEKLLYDVENAYSANFQRDNQVCAYHGVELRLPFINKDVIQFGLRLPLQFKIKSPEDNLRKHILRKVAHDKFEVSKLLSDKPKKAVQYTTGVTKALQRIAKQNNMTLQEYVDNAFKKVHC; this is encoded by the coding sequence ATGGGCGCAGTAGTTGGAGTAATAAACAAAAAGGGAGAAAACGCCGCAACAACCGCAATAGAAATGATGCACGAGCTAACCCACCGGGGAAATGGCGGCTACGGAGTCGCAACATATGAATGCATCAAAACAGCCACCACCTTTGAAGAAGTAAAAAACACAAACACCTGTAACTTAGATGTTGTAATCGGACACAATCTTTCCTGCATAATGCCCCGAGATAAACCTCAACCCGTTCAGGGTGATGGATTCACGATAATTTTTGAAGGAAGATTGTTTCCTGCTCCGTCCATTCCTGGAGAGCATGAATCAGAAAAAATAGCCAAAAAACTTGGATCTAAGCCATTAAGAAACGCTGAAAAAATATTTGAAAAAGGGGGCGCATACGTTTTTGCCATAGCAGAAAAAAACCGAATTTTAGCAGGTAGAGACGTTTTTGGCACAGTTCCCTTGTATTATGGAGAAAATCAAACATTCTGTGCGGTTGCTTCTGAACGCAAAGCATTATGGAAAATTGGAATCAAAGATGTTCAAGCATTTCCTCCAGGAAAACTTGCAGTTATTTCCAATCAAGGGTTTGCTTTTCATAAAATGAGCCAGTTACATGTTCCGCCTAAAGAAAAAATTGACATGGAAACTGCGTCTAAGGCTTTACATTTGTTGTTGATGGAAACTAACCGAAAACAGTTTTCAGACCTTGATTCTGTTGCTGTTGCCTTTTCGGGAGGAGTAGACAGCAGTGTTGTTGCTGCCTTAGCAAGAGACATTGGTTTAGATGTCCAACTAATTTCTGTGGGGTTGGAAAATCAACCCGAAGTAATGTTTACCGAGCAAGCTGCTGAAGCCCTTGGTTTGCCTATACATGTTCAAACGTACACAGTAAAAGAGTTAGAAGAAACCATTCCCAAAGTTTTGTGGTTAACTGAAGAATCCAACCCAGTAAGTGCATGTATTGCGGTTCCCTTTTATTGGTTAGCTGAAACTGCGTCTAAACTTGATCAACCAGTTCTGCTGGCAGGTCAAGGAGCAGATGAAATCTTTGGTGGGTACCAGCGCTACCTTACTGATTACAAAAATTCAGGTGAAAAAGGGGTAGATGAAAAACTATTGTATGACGTGGAAAATGCGTACAGTGCAAACTTTCAGCGAGATAATCAAGTTTGTGCTTATCATGGGGTAGAGCTTAGATTGCCCTTCATTAACAAGGATGTTATCCAGTTTGGTTTGCGTTTGCCGTTGCAGTTCAAGATTAAATCACCTGAAGATAATCTACGTAAACATATTCTGCGAAAAGTGGCTCATGATAAATTTGAAGTTTCCAAGTTACTTTCTGATAAACCCAAAAAAGCGGTGCAGTATACAACAGGAGTAACAAAGGCTCTTCAACGCATTGCAAAACAAAACAACATGACCCTACAGGAATACGTGGATAATGCTTTCAAAAAGGTTCATTGTTAA
- the purB gene encoding adenylosuccinate lyase, which yields MPIIPIDTGRYGSPEMRKIFDEENRLQKMLEVEGALAWAHSQVGNIPEKDAKIIVEKASTKYVKLERVKAIEAEIRHDVMALVRALSEQCGSSGQYVHLGATSSDMLDTATALQLKEAVNVIENRLNELESVLLNRAEKHKASIMMGRSHGQHALPTTFGFKASVWTREIARDIARLHDCKTRLLAGKMSGAVGTQAGLGPKALEIQKLVMQKLGIEAADISTQIVQRDRYAELTCTLAILACSMDNIANEIRQLQRPEIAEAFEAFEQKKQVGSSTMPHKRNPMISERICGLAKILRSLVSPALENVRTWHERDLTQSSCERFVIPEECILIDYMLILMIRVLKGLQIDEKRMRQNMNITQGRMMSESVMLTLAKKGLGRQKAHELIRQLAVKSHNEEREFKDVLSENSTIKELLTPEELEKVMDPRNYLGTVPQQIQRVIKKTKQERKARGLSD from the coding sequence TTGCCCATCATTCCCATAGATACCGGCCGTTATGGCTCTCCTGAAATGAGAAAAATCTTTGACGAAGAAAACCGACTCCAAAAAATGCTAGAAGTAGAAGGCGCCCTAGCTTGGGCTCACAGCCAAGTTGGCAACATACCCGAAAAAGATGCCAAAATAATTGTAGAAAAAGCCTCCACAAAATACGTCAAACTTGAACGCGTAAAAGCGATTGAAGCTGAAATTCGCCATGACGTTATGGCTCTAGTACGGGCTTTATCTGAACAATGTGGTTCAAGTGGACAGTATGTTCATTTGGGGGCCACTAGCTCTGATATGCTTGATACTGCAACTGCTTTACAACTAAAAGAAGCAGTAAACGTTATTGAAAACCGCTTAAACGAGCTAGAATCAGTCTTGTTGAATCGGGCAGAAAAACACAAAGCAAGCATAATGATGGGAAGAAGCCACGGTCAGCATGCTTTGCCTACTACCTTTGGTTTTAAAGCATCAGTTTGGACGCGAGAAATTGCCCGTGATATTGCGCGCCTTCATGATTGCAAAACCCGGTTGTTAGCTGGAAAAATGAGTGGTGCCGTAGGAACCCAAGCAGGGCTTGGACCTAAAGCTCTAGAAATTCAAAAATTGGTTATGCAAAAGTTAGGAATTGAAGCCGCAGACATTTCCACTCAGATTGTTCAAAGGGACCGTTATGCCGAATTAACCTGCACGTTGGCTATTCTTGCATGTAGTATGGATAACATCGCAAACGAGATACGACAACTTCAACGCCCAGAAATTGCAGAAGCTTTCGAAGCTTTTGAGCAAAAAAAGCAAGTCGGCAGCTCAACCATGCCTCATAAACGAAACCCCATGATTTCTGAGCGCATTTGTGGTCTGGCAAAAATATTACGAAGCCTTGTTTCTCCTGCCTTGGAAAATGTTAGAACTTGGCATGAACGGGACTTGACCCAATCTTCTTGTGAGCGGTTCGTAATTCCTGAAGAGTGCATCTTAATCGATTACATGCTGATTTTGATGATACGCGTCCTGAAAGGACTGCAAATTGACGAGAAGCGAATGCGACAAAACATGAACATAACCCAAGGCAGAATGATGTCTGAATCAGTAATGTTAACCTTGGCAAAGAAAGGACTAGGACGCCAAAAAGCCCACGAGCTTATTCGACAACTTGCAGTAAAAAGCCACAACGAAGAACGGGAATTCAAAGACGTTCTATCAGAAAACAGCACAATCAAAGAGTTACTAACCCCTGAAGAACTCGAAAAAGTAATGGATCCACGAAACTACTTGGGAACAGTTCCCCAACAGATTCAACGGGTAATCAAAAAAACAAAACAAGAACGAAAAGCGCGCGGTTTATCTGATTAA
- a CDS encoding 4Fe-4S binding protein gives MVEIQIDLDKCSGCETCVDTCPVGVYEMKNGKAAVVALEDCLVCRACEMQCPEGAIQVIE, from the coding sequence ATGGTTGAAATTCAAATCGATCTTGACAAATGCAGTGGATGCGAAACATGTGTTGACACCTGTCCAGTAGGAGTCTACGAAATGAAAAACGGCAAAGCCGCAGTCGTAGCCCTAGAAGACTGTCTAGTCTGTCGCGCATGCGAAATGCAATGCCCAGAAGGCGCAATTCAAGTAATCGAGTAA
- a CDS encoding ATP-binding protein: MGWIQDLWSLKKNPFSIRELNKSEELQTLFVNRKREIRQLINTLTGSEGGVVYGINGMRGVGKSTVLNKILSEIEKCNGLVIKVRSSGTYTELDFLSKLLTDICDQIEIREMPKDVKKELVRLKSNLLYNEKISKEKTDDASIRSSIKASFASLFGAEVGAEVKTQFSENIERELKPYSKASLTREILQFLKFLNEKTDFTCIVIGIDETDKCRFKVAEELLDSLKVILSSEDCHFVFVGTLKFHSDFAQAFCGREEEATLSSIFEGEVVVNPLTNKQMMEIIEKRLQYFCESDVVNNPFSQDALNIILELSSGNPKKEMRLCSEGFNYFGHEGKKIQGKELIEYYQSKDYIPLLSPTEQKYLEVINKLGIVSATSENLFEKLAAIGTKHNDKKQYRVNLENLVGKKYLEKIVVEEELVKYKLSTFCEYVIAQK, encoded by the coding sequence ATGGGCTGGATTCAAGATCTGTGGTCTCTCAAGAAGAATCCATTTAGCATAAGAGAGTTAAATAAATCTGAAGAATTGCAAACTTTGTTTGTTAACCGAAAAAGAGAGATTAGACAGCTTATTAACACTTTAACCGGTTCAGAAGGTGGAGTTGTTTACGGAATAAATGGAATGAGAGGAGTGGGAAAATCCACAGTTCTTAACAAAATTCTTTCTGAAATCGAAAAATGTAATGGGTTAGTCATAAAGGTTAGGTCCTCAGGTACATACACAGAATTGGATTTCTTATCAAAATTACTCACAGACATATGTGACCAGATTGAAATTCGAGAAATGCCAAAAGATGTAAAAAAAGAATTGGTGCGATTAAAATCAAATCTATTATATAATGAAAAGATTTCTAAAGAAAAGACTGATGATGCTAGCATTCGATCATCTATTAAAGCCAGTTTTGCATCGTTATTCGGTGCAGAAGTGGGAGCTGAAGTAAAAACCCAATTTAGTGAAAACATTGAAAGAGAACTGAAACCCTATTCGAAAGCCAGCTTAACCCGAGAAATACTTCAATTTTTAAAGTTTCTTAACGAAAAAACAGATTTCACCTGCATAGTAATTGGAATTGACGAAACGGATAAATGTAGATTTAAAGTAGCTGAAGAACTGTTAGATAGTTTAAAAGTTATTTTGTCTTCCGAAGATTGTCATTTTGTTTTTGTAGGGACATTGAAATTTCATAGCGATTTTGCTCAAGCCTTCTGTGGAAGAGAGGAAGAAGCGACATTATCAAGTATTTTTGAGGGAGAAGTTGTTGTAAATCCTCTAACAAATAAGCAGATGATGGAAATTATTGAAAAACGATTACAATATTTTTGTGAATCCGATGTAGTAAATAATCCATTTAGTCAAGACGCATTGAATATTATTCTGGAACTTTCAAGCGGCAATCCAAAAAAGGAAATGCGCTTATGTTCAGAGGGCTTTAATTATTTCGGACATGAAGGCAAAAAAATTCAGGGAAAAGAGCTAATAGAATATTACCAAAGCAAAGATTACATTCCTTTGCTTTCTCCGACTGAACAAAAGTATTTAGAAGTAATTAACAAACTGGGTATTGTATCTGCAACATCCGAAAACTTGTTTGAAAAATTGGCCGCGATTGGAACAAAACATAATGATAAGAAGCAGTATCGAGTTAATCTCGAAAATTTAGTAGGTAAGAAATATCTAGAAAAAATAGTAGTAGAAGAAGAGTTAGTGAAGTACAAGCTTTCAACTTTTTGTGAATATGTAATAGCTCAAAAATAG